A region of Sesamum indicum cultivar Zhongzhi No. 13 linkage group LG7, S_indicum_v1.0, whole genome shotgun sequence DNA encodes the following proteins:
- the LOC105166731 gene encoding polypyrimidine tract-binding protein homolog 2 isoform X3 translates to MMRVLSALMSYTWHMSRKYLHWQLSAFGERSHVFSAFGFVHKITTFEKTAGFQALVQFSDSETASAAKDALDGRSIPRYLIPELGPCSLRITYSAHTDLSVKFQSHRSRDYTNPLLPVAPSAIDASGQFSLGVDGKKLEPESNVLLASIENMQYAVTLDVLHTVFSAFGPVLKIAMFDKNGGLQALIQYPDVQTAVVAKEALEGHCIYDGGYCKLHISYSRHTDLSIKVNNDRSRDYTIPNTPALNSQPSLLGQQPYPVGGPGVHAYGGGGAQYAPPSDPHANPSAGWNPPGPAAPQSMPMQMHNYPYGPPAGAPAMGPGPVLPHSQNGLPHSSPMRPYHHQ, encoded by the exons ATGATGCGCGTCTTGTCAGCATTGATGTCCTACACTTG GCACATGTCAAGGAAATATCTTCACTGGCAGCTTAGTGCATTCGGAGAAAGATCGCAT GTATTTTCTGCATTCGGATTTGTACATAAGATCACTACTTTTGAGAAGACTGCTGGTTTTCAG GCTCTGGTGCAATTTTCTGATTCAGAGACTGCCTCCGCTGCCAAGGATGCCCTTGATGGAAGAAGCATTCCAAG GTATTTGATTCCAGAGCTCGGACCATGTTCACTTAGGATCACATATTCCGCACATACAGACCTGAGCGTCAAATTCCAAAGTCATCGTAGTAG GGACTACACCAATCCTCTCCTTCCTGTTGCTCCTTCAGCCATAGATGCAAGCGGCCAG TTCAGTTTAGGAGTTGATGGGAAAAAGTTGGAGCCCGAGAGCAACGTTCTACTTGCTTCCATCGAAAACATGCAATATGCAGTCACCTTGGATGTTTTACATACG GTCTTTTCAGCATTTGGGCCTGTCCTAAAAATTGCCATGTTTGATAAAAATGGGGGTCTTCAAGCTTTGATTCAGTATCCCG ATGTCCAGACAGCTGTTGTTGCAAAAGAAGCCTTGGAAGGACATTGCATATATGATGGAGGATACTGCAAGCTTCACATCTCATATTCTCGACACACTGATCTCAGCATAAAG gTCAATAACGACAGGAGCAGAGACTACACAATCCCCAATACTCCAGCTTTGAACTCACAACCCTCGTTATTAGGACAACAACCATATCCAGTGGGAGGTCCAGGTGTTCATGCTTATGGTGGAGGTGGTGCGCAATACGCTCCCCCATCAGACCCTCATGCAAACCCTTCAGCAGGTTGGAACCCACCTGGCCCTGCAGCACCTCAATCTATGCCGATGCAGATGCATAATTACCCATATGGGCCCCCTGCAGGTGCTCCTGCAATGGGCCCTGGGCCAGTACTACCTCACAGCCAAAATGGGCTGCCACACTCATCTCCGATGCGCCCTTATCATCATCAATAG
- the LOC105166730 gene encoding pentatricopeptide repeat-containing protein At3g57430, chloroplastic-like (The sequence of the model RefSeq protein was modified relative to this genomic sequence to represent the inferred CDS: added 46 bases not found in genome assembly) produces MSKLRPEYLANLRKSVKTALEQSSFAGAWKHQFLKVNPIHPDFDVVSANKAITLGCKTGELEHARQLFDTMPDRTVVSWNTMITGYSKWDMVPEALDLISLMHRSGVKLDETTFSTSLSVCGRGQSLVCGKQIHGLVMKSGHQRFKLVGSALLYVYASCCKIGDGRRVFDELHRENELLWSLMLVGYVECDLMSEALSVFDRMPRHGVVEWTTLISGYVKSEDGCKKGLELFKVMRESSEAVPNEFTLDCVARACGRLGDLWGGRVVHGIIIKSGFEYECSIGGALICLYSSCEFMDDAKKVYDNMLDRCANDSNELIGGFLKIGKIEEAELIFSNMVERNPVSYNLMIKGYAMCGRVEDSERLFHEMPAKILSSLNTMISVYAKNGEINKALELFEKAKGEGSPITWNSMISGYIENDQHENALKMYLTMRRSSISQTRSTFSVLFHSCACLGSLQQGQLLHAHLAKTPLSSNLYVGTALTDMYAKCGSITDARAAFSCISSPNVAAWTALINGLAQYGLGSDAVSLFNLMLEKGITPNAATFVAVLSACARAGLADKGMRYFRLMKERYGITPTIEHFTCVADLLGRSGLLNEAEELIDSMPIKADKILLISLLHASWFWMDMEVGNRVAEKMLMLDPDPSSACVIMSNMYSGSGKWGQKLKVRDFLRELGVKKDPGCSWIVVNNRTHVFSVDYRSHPNSDMIYASLETLKVNAHSFSSQLTESSIPDVKAYSYD; encoded by the exons ATGTCCAAACTGCGACCTGAATACCTCGCAAACCTCAGAAAATCGGTGAAAACAGCGCTGGAGCAATCTTCATTTGCCGGCGCCTGGAAGCACCAATTCTTGAAGGTGAATCCAATTCATCCAGATTTTGATGTGGTCTCGGCAAACAAAGCGATAACGTTGGGCTGCAAAACGGGGGAGCTGGAACATGCCCGGCAACTTTTCGACACAATGCCTGATCGAACTGTCGTCTCTTGGAACACCATGATTACCGGATACTCCAAGTGGGATATGGTTCCCGAAGCTCTAGATTTGATTTCGCTCATGCATCGTTCCGGTGTCAAGCTCGATGAAACTACATTTTCGACCTCGCTTAGCGTTTGTGGGCGTGGGCAGTCGTTAGTTTGTGGGAAGCAGATTCATGGGTTGGTTATGAAATCCGGGCATCAAAGGTTTAAGCTTGTGGGAAGTGCACTGTTGTACGTTTATGCTAGTTGTTGTAAAATTGGAGACGGGCGGAGGGTGTTTGATGAGTTGCACCGAGAGAACGAATTGTTATGGAGTTTGATGCTTGTGGGTTATGTTGAGTGTGATTTAATGAGTGAAGCA CTACGTTGATTTCAGGTTATGTGAAGAGTGAGGATGGGTGCAAGAAGGGGTTAGAGTTGTTTAAGGTGATGAGGGAAAGTTCCGAGGCTGTTCCAAATGAGTTCACTTTGGATTGTGTAGCGAGGGCTTGTGGTAGATTGGGGGATTTGTGGGGTGGAAGGGTGGTTCATGggattataataaaatctgGGTTCGAATACGAGTGTTCGATTGGTGGTGCTTTGATTTGTTTGTATTCTAGCTGTGAATTTATGGATGATGCCAAGAAGgtttatgataatatgttgGATCGATGCGCGAATGATTCAAATGAGTTAATTGGCGGGTTTCTCAAGATAGGTAAGATCGAAGAAGCTGAGTTGATTTTTAGCAATATGGTTGAGAGGAATCCAGTTTCGTACAATCTGATGATTAAAGGTTATGCAATGTGTGGTCGAGTTGAGGATTCAGAAAGGTTGTTTCATGAAATGCCTGCCAAGATCTTAAGTTCTCTGAATACTATGATCTCAGTGTATGCGAAGAATGGTGAGATCAACAAAGCTCTGGAGCTTTTCGAGAAGGCCAAAGGAGAAGGAAGCCCCATTACTTGGAATTCGATGATTTCAggatatattgaaaatgatcaGCATGAAAATGCActgaaaatgtatttaaccatGCGAAGATCATCGATAAGCCAAACTAGATCAACCTTCTCTGTTTTGTTTCATTCATGTGCCTGCTTGGGGTCTCTTCAACAGGGACAATTACTTCATGCACATCTGGCAAAGACTCCATTGTCCTCCAACCTGTATGTAGGCACAGCGCTTACTGACATGTATGCAAAATGTGGAAGCATTACTGATGCAAGGGCAGCATTTAGCTGCATATCTTCTCCCAATGTTGCAGCTTGGACAGCATTGATTAACGGACTCGCACAATACGGACTTGGATCTGATGCAGTCTCACTCTTTAATCTTATGCTAGAAAAGGGGATAACTCCAAATGCAGCAACTTTTGTGGCTGTCTTATCCGCTTGTGCACGAGCAGGTTTAGCAGACAAGGGAATGAGATATTTCCGTCTAATGAAAGAGCGTTATGGTATAACGCCAACCATAGAGCACTTCACGTGTGTGGCCGATCTACTTGGTCGATCAGGCCTCCTAAATGAAGCTGAGGAACTTATTGATTCGATGCCAATTAAAGCAGACAAGATTCTCTTGATCTCATTGCTCCATGCTAGTTGGTTTTGGATGGACATGGAAGTAGGCAACCGAGTGGCTGAAAAGATGCTCATGTTGGATCCTGACCCGTCATCTGCCTGTGTTATCATGTCAAATATGTATTCAGGGTCAGGAAAGTGGGGGCAGAAGCTGAAGGTAAGGGATTTCCTGAGAGAATTGGGAGTTAAGAAGGATCCTGGCTGTAGTTGGATTGTTGTAAACAATAGAACCCATGTGTTTTCTGTAGACTATAGAAGCCATCCAAACTCTGATATGATATATGCAAGTTTGGAGACTCTGAAAGTAAATGCACATTCTTTCTCTTCACAACTGACAGAAAGCAGCATACCTGATGTAAAAGCATACTCTTATGACTAG
- the LOC105166727 gene encoding transcription factor SPEECHLESS — translation METEGLSDFFEEADFRDATSSSFSNADVDIFSVLEAWETVEVSAKAGGVDETNHDHERSSFEFQNSSAYNLSFQQESDETELPAPSKYSPPHCKRQKLIGAAASAEDELGGQHRVSHITVERNRRKQMNEHLSVLRSLMPCFYVKRGDQASIIGGVVDYIHELQQVLQSLEAKKQRKAYTEVLSPRPVSSPRPLPLSPRKPPLSQPISPSTPQPSSPYKPWMHQQQQLPVYLNSPSLPSPVVDPSPCNSSTSSINDAVNELVANSKSAVAEVEVKFSGPNLLLKTVSHRIPGQAVKIISALEELALEILHVSISTVEETMLNSFTIKIGIECQLSAEELAQQIQQTFC, via the exons ATGGAGACTGAGGGTTTATCGGATTTCTTCGAAGAAGCTGACTTCCGCGACGCCACCAGCAGCAGCTTCTCCAACGCAGACGTCGACATTTTCAGCGTTCTTGAAGCTTGGGAGACAGTTGAAGTATCAGCTAAAGCTGGCGGAGTAGACGAGACGAATCATGATCATGAGCGCAGCAGCTTTGagtttcaaaattcatcaGCTTATAATTTAAGTTTCCAACAAGAATCGGATGAGACGGAGCTGCCTGCGCCTTCTAAGTATTCTCCTCCTCACTGCAAGAGGCAGAAGCTGATTGGCGCTGCAGCTTCTGCGGAAGATGAATTAGGTGGACAGCACCGAGTTTCTCACATTACGGTGGAGAGAAACCGCCGGAAGCAGATGAATGAGCATCTCTCCGTCCTTCGCTCTTTGATGCCTTGCTTTTATGTCAAAAGA GGCGACCAAGCGTCCATAATTGGGGGAGTAGTAGACTACATTCACGAACTGCAACAAGTGCTGCAATCCCTCGAAGCCAAGAAGCAAAGGAAAGCCTATACCGAAGTTTTAAGCCCGAGGCCCGTTTCTAGCCCGAGGCCTTTGCCACTGAGCCCACGAAAGCCTCCACTCAGCCAGCCCATAAGCCCGAGTACCCCCCAACCAAGCAGCCCCTACAAGCCCTGGATGCACCAGCAGCAACAGCTCCCCGTTTACTTGAATTCACCGTCTCTCCCCAGTCCGGTCGTCGACCCGTCTCCTTGCAACTCCTCCACTTCCTCCATTAATGATGCCGTCAATGAGCTCGTGGCCAACTCAAAATCAGCCGTGGCTGAAGTTGAGGTGAAGTTTTCGGGCCCAAATCTGCTGCTCAAGACGGTGTCGCATCGCATTCCGGGCCAAGCAGTCAAGATTATTTCCGCGCTGGAAGAACTCGCCCTGGAAATCCTCCATGTCAGCATCAGCACGGTCGAGGAGACAATGCTCAATTCTTTCACTATtaag ATTGGGATTGAATGCCAGCTTAGTGCAGAAGAATTGGCTCAGCAAATTCAGCAGACATTCTGCTAG
- the LOC105166731 gene encoding polypyrimidine tract-binding protein homolog 2 isoform X2: MMRVLSALMSYTCRHMSRKYLHWQLSAFGERSHVFSAFGFVHKITTFEKTAGFQALVQFSDSETASAAKDALDGRSIPRYLIPELGPCSLRITYSAHTDLSVKFQSHRSRDYTNPLLPVAPSAIDASGQFSLGVDGKKLEPESNVLLASIENMQYAVTLDVLHTVFSAFGPVLKIAMFDKNGGLQALIQYPDVQTAVVAKEALEGHCIYDGGYCKLHISYSRHTDLSIKVNNDRSRDYTIPNTPALNSQPSLLGQQPYPVGGPGVHAYGGGGAQYAPPSDPHANPSAGWNPPGPAAPQSMPMQMHNYPYGPPAGAPAMGPGPVLPHSQNGLPHSSPMRPYHHQ, translated from the exons ATGATGCGCGTCTTGTCAGCATTGATGTCCTACACTTG CAGGCACATGTCAAGGAAATATCTTCACTGGCAGCTTAGTGCATTCGGAGAAAGATCGCAT GTATTTTCTGCATTCGGATTTGTACATAAGATCACTACTTTTGAGAAGACTGCTGGTTTTCAG GCTCTGGTGCAATTTTCTGATTCAGAGACTGCCTCCGCTGCCAAGGATGCCCTTGATGGAAGAAGCATTCCAAG GTATTTGATTCCAGAGCTCGGACCATGTTCACTTAGGATCACATATTCCGCACATACAGACCTGAGCGTCAAATTCCAAAGTCATCGTAGTAG GGACTACACCAATCCTCTCCTTCCTGTTGCTCCTTCAGCCATAGATGCAAGCGGCCAG TTCAGTTTAGGAGTTGATGGGAAAAAGTTGGAGCCCGAGAGCAACGTTCTACTTGCTTCCATCGAAAACATGCAATATGCAGTCACCTTGGATGTTTTACATACG GTCTTTTCAGCATTTGGGCCTGTCCTAAAAATTGCCATGTTTGATAAAAATGGGGGTCTTCAAGCTTTGATTCAGTATCCCG ATGTCCAGACAGCTGTTGTTGCAAAAGAAGCCTTGGAAGGACATTGCATATATGATGGAGGATACTGCAAGCTTCACATCTCATATTCTCGACACACTGATCTCAGCATAAAG gTCAATAACGACAGGAGCAGAGACTACACAATCCCCAATACTCCAGCTTTGAACTCACAACCCTCGTTATTAGGACAACAACCATATCCAGTGGGAGGTCCAGGTGTTCATGCTTATGGTGGAGGTGGTGCGCAATACGCTCCCCCATCAGACCCTCATGCAAACCCTTCAGCAGGTTGGAACCCACCTGGCCCTGCAGCACCTCAATCTATGCCGATGCAGATGCATAATTACCCATATGGGCCCCCTGCAGGTGCTCCTGCAATGGGCCCTGGGCCAGTACTACCTCACAGCCAAAATGGGCTGCCACACTCATCTCCGATGCGCCCTTATCATCATCAATAG
- the LOC105166729 gene encoding RNA polymerase sigma factor sigE, chloroplastic/mitochondrial: MGVVTVSSSAARTPLGLDARYLTRVSLCRRQVILSFKNDKNKNIALIAPRESVALPLEAKKEKEKRSRKVKKLVERVSAVSTDEASPSTIDLDYNEAAAKLEYIYKRSPATTVSLEEVKDQRVKRRRPLRKRTGEAEEAEKKTADDVVRSKRKKERRLTLEKRIALKTNKEVDFLASSSQKRKQRKNDEDEKIDRLVRDYSASTDLVSLDWKKMKIPPVLPSSEHAWLFKLMQPMKAILQVKENLQNDLGREVTDDELAEATKTNAVQLRKQLEVGRAARNKLIKHNLRLVLFVMNKYFQDFSNGPRFQDLCQAGVKGLITAIDRFEPKRKFRLSTYSLFWIRHAIIRSMTLSSFTKVSFGLESVRVEIQKAKLELLFELQRLPSDEEIVNRVGISPERYHEVMRVSKPISSLHARHAVTQEEFINGISDVDDVEGDKRRQPALLRLALDDVLDSLKPKESLVIRQRYGLDGKGDRTLGEIAGNLNISREMVRKHEVKALMKLKHPARIDYLRRYIYK; this comes from the exons ATGGGAGTTGTGACTGTCTCTAGCTCTGCTGCACGAACTCCACTGGGATTGGACGCAAGATATTTGACTCGTGTATCTTTATGTAGAAGGCAAGTAATATTATCATTCAAGAACgataaaaacaagaatataGCTTTAATTGCACCTAGAGAATCTGTAGCTCTACCTTTGGaggcaaaaaaagaaaaggagaagaggTCAAGAAAGGTAAAAAAACTTGTAGAAAGAGTAAGTGCAGTCTCAACAGATGAAGCCTCTCCAAGTACCATAGATTTGGATTACAATGAAGCCGCTGCAAAActggaatatatatacaaacgaAGTCCTGCAACCACTGTCTCTCTTGAGGAGGTCAAAGACCAAAGGGTAAAGAGAAGGCGACCACTAAGGAAAAGGACTGGAGAGGCTGAGGAGGCAGAGAAGAAAACTGCTGACGATGTGGTAAGGAGTAAAAGGAAGAAGGAGAGAAGGTTGACTCTTGAGAAGAGAATTGCTCTCAAAACGAACAAAGAAGTCGATTTTCTTGCATCATCATCccagaaaaggaaacaaagaaagaatgaTGAAGATGAGAAGATTGATAGGCTTGTACGGGACTATTCAGCTTCCACTGACTTGGTCAGCCTAGActggaagaaaatgaagatcCCACCAGTTCTTCCTTCATCTGAGCATGCCTGGCTGTTTAAGCTGATGCAACCTATGAAG GCAATCCTCCAAGTGAAGGAGAATTTACAAAATGATCTAGGAAGAGAAGTGACAGATGATGAATTAGCAGAGGCAACGAAAACTAATGCTGTCCAGCTGAGGAAACAATTGGAAGTTGGTCGGGCCGCCAGAAACAAGTTGATCaag CACAACCTCCGGTTGGTTTTGTTTGTAATGAACAAGTATTTCCAAGACTTCTCAAATGGCCCCAGATTCCAAGACCTGTGTCAAGCTGGTGTCAAAGGTCTTATAACTGCCATTGATCGCTTTGAGCCAAAAAGGAAGTTCCGGCTCTCAACATATAGCCTATTTTGGATTAGGCATGCTATTATTCGTTCTATGACGCTGTCAAGCTTCACAAAGGTCTCATTTGGCCTTGAGTCG GTCCGAGTAGAAATCCAGAAGGCCAAGCTAGAGTTGTTGTTTGAGCTCCAGCGATTGCCATCTGATGAAGAAATTGTAAATCGAGTGGGAATCTCCCCTGAAAGATACCATGAAGTCATGAGGGTATCAAAGCCTATCTCTTCTCTCCATGCAAGGCATGCAGTAACACAGGAAGAGTTCATCAATGGGATTTCTGATGTGGATGACGTTGAAGGAGATAAAAGAAGGCAACCTGCACTTCTCAGGCTTGCTCTTGATGATGTG CTCGATTCGCTGAAGCCCAAGGAAAGTTTGGTTATCAGACAAAGATATGGACTTGATGGTAAAGGAGACAGAACACTAGGAGAAATCGCaggaaatttgaatatttcgCGAGAAATGGTAAGGAAGCATGAAGTAAAGGCTCTCATGAAGCTCAAGCATCCCGCTCGAATAGATTACCTTCGCCGCTACATTTACAAATGA
- the LOC105166731 gene encoding polypyrimidine tract-binding protein homolog 2 isoform X1 translates to MSSVSSQPQFRYTQPPSKVLHLRNLPWECTEEELIELGKPFGKVVNTKCNVGANRNQAFIEFAELNQAIAMISYYASSSEPAQVRGKTVYLQYSNRQEIVNNKTTADVAGNVLLVTIEGNDARLVSIDVLHLVFSAFGFVHKITTFEKTAGFQALVQFSDSETASAAKDALDGRSIPRYLIPELGPCSLRITYSAHTDLSVKFQSHRSRDYTNPLLPVAPSAIDASGQFSLGVDGKKLEPESNVLLASIENMQYAVTLDVLHTVFSAFGPVLKIAMFDKNGGLQALIQYPDVQTAVVAKEALEGHCIYDGGYCKLHISYSRHTDLSIKVNNDRSRDYTIPNTPALNSQPSLLGQQPYPVGGPGVHAYGGGGAQYAPPSDPHANPSAGWNPPGPAAPQSMPMQMHNYPYGPPAGAPAMGPGPVLPHSQNGLPHSSPMRPYHHQ, encoded by the exons ATGTCGTCTGTGTCCAGCCAGCCGCAGTTCCGCTACACTCAACCTCCATCCAAGGTTCTCCATTTGAGGAACTTACCATGGGAATGCACTGAAGAGGAACTGATTGAACTAGGGAAGCCATTTGGGAAAGTTGTAAACACAAAATGTAATGTTGGAGCCAATCGGAACCAGGCTTTTATTGAGTTT GCGGAATTAAATCAAGCTATTGCTATGATATCATATTATGCCTCATCATCTGAGCCAGCTCAGGTACGAGGGAAAACCGTCTACCTACAATATTCCAACAGGCAAGAAATAGTGAACAACAAAACTACTGCAGATGTTGCTGGAAATGTACTCTTGGTAACAATTGAGGGGAATGATGCGCGTCTTGTCAGCATTGATGTCCTACACTTG GTATTTTCTGCATTCGGATTTGTACATAAGATCACTACTTTTGAGAAGACTGCTGGTTTTCAG GCTCTGGTGCAATTTTCTGATTCAGAGACTGCCTCCGCTGCCAAGGATGCCCTTGATGGAAGAAGCATTCCAAG GTATTTGATTCCAGAGCTCGGACCATGTTCACTTAGGATCACATATTCCGCACATACAGACCTGAGCGTCAAATTCCAAAGTCATCGTAGTAG GGACTACACCAATCCTCTCCTTCCTGTTGCTCCTTCAGCCATAGATGCAAGCGGCCAG TTCAGTTTAGGAGTTGATGGGAAAAAGTTGGAGCCCGAGAGCAACGTTCTACTTGCTTCCATCGAAAACATGCAATATGCAGTCACCTTGGATGTTTTACATACG GTCTTTTCAGCATTTGGGCCTGTCCTAAAAATTGCCATGTTTGATAAAAATGGGGGTCTTCAAGCTTTGATTCAGTATCCCG ATGTCCAGACAGCTGTTGTTGCAAAAGAAGCCTTGGAAGGACATTGCATATATGATGGAGGATACTGCAAGCTTCACATCTCATATTCTCGACACACTGATCTCAGCATAAAG gTCAATAACGACAGGAGCAGAGACTACACAATCCCCAATACTCCAGCTTTGAACTCACAACCCTCGTTATTAGGACAACAACCATATCCAGTGGGAGGTCCAGGTGTTCATGCTTATGGTGGAGGTGGTGCGCAATACGCTCCCCCATCAGACCCTCATGCAAACCCTTCAGCAGGTTGGAACCCACCTGGCCCTGCAGCACCTCAATCTATGCCGATGCAGATGCATAATTACCCATATGGGCCCCCTGCAGGTGCTCCTGCAATGGGCCCTGGGCCAGTACTACCTCACAGCCAAAATGGGCTGCCACACTCATCTCCGATGCGCCCTTATCATCATCAATAG
- the LOC105166726 gene encoding dihydrofolate synthetase — protein MKIPSMVRSLTALQLNRRGIPLFANSTTLLDSPSRPFSTALPESQELIEFMEYMEKLKNYEKTGVPKGAGTDSGEGFDLGRMRRLLHNLGNPQSKFKAVHIAGTKGKGSTAAFLSSILRAEGYSVGCYTSPHIQTIRERITLGTTGAPVSAKTLSSHFDKIKEALDMAVKLEKGHLSQFEVLTAVAFSLFAEERVHFAVIEAGLGGSRDATNVISSSDLAASIITNIGEEHLAALGGSLESIAVAKSGIIKEGRPLVLGGPFLPHIEHIIRDKALFMRSPVISASDPGNRSVLKGFSRSCETPRQLCDILLLIEKDLEVFIELFDVQLRLLGSHQLQNAATATCTALCLRDQGWKLSDASIRNGLECAYLLGRSQFLTSKEVEMLGLPGATILLDGAHTKESAQALMNMIKVAFPEASLVLVVAMANDKDHLGFARVLLSAGCLEAVCFTEIDIAGDRSRTTSSSLLKDSWIQACTEMGCDFLDCKTAKYEFVEDQHSQFEGKMGCQSVLFAEGSLMDSIRLGNEIFSARSGTQRGIVVVTGSLHIVSAVLGSLEG, from the exons ATGAAGATTCCCAGCATGGTGCGTTCACTCACAGCTCTGCAACTCAACAGACGAGGAATCCCACTTTTTGCTAATTCCACAACACTTCTTGACTCTCCAAGTCGTCCCTTCTCTACTGCATTACCGGAGAGCCAGGAACTGATCGAATTCATGGAGTACATGGAAAAGCTCAAAAACTACGAGAAAACAGGCGTGCCTAAAGGAGCCGGCACCGACTCCGGAGAGGGGTTCGATTTAGGCAGGATGAGGCGGTTGTTGCATAATCTGGGCAATCCTCAATCCAAATTCAAG GCTGTACATATTGCTGGTACCAAAGGCAAAGGATCAACTGCTGCATTTCTTTCCAGCATTTTACGTGCAGAAGGGTATTCTGTTGGTTGCTATACCAG CCCGCATATACAAACTATTAGAGAGCGTATAACACTGGGAACAACTGGAGCACCAGTATCTGCAAAGACATTGAGTTCTCATTTTGACAAAATAAAGGAGGCTCTTGACATGGCAGTGAAACTGGAAAAGGGGCATCTCAGTCAGTTTGAG GTTCTCACTGCTGTAGCATTCAGCCTATTTGCTGAAGAGAGAGTTCATTTTGCAGTCATTGAG GCTGGACTAGGTGGATCACGGGATGCAACCAATGTAATTTCTAGCTCTGATCTGGCAGCATCAATCATTACAAATATAGGTGAAGAGCATCTGGCTGCACTTGGCGGATCATTGGAGAGTATTGCAGTTGCTAAATCAGGAATAATCAAAGAAGGACGTCCA CTCGTTCTAGGTGGGCCGTTCCTTCCACATATTGAGCATATTATTCGTGATAAGGCGTTGTTTATGCGTTCACCTGTAATATCAGCATCTGATCCTGGAAATAGAAGTGTTCTCAAAGGGTTTTCTAGATCATGTGAGACGCCTCGCCAATTATGCGATATTCTGCTTCTGATTGAGAAGGACCTTGAAGTG TTCATTGAGTTGTTTGATGTACAATTACGGTTGCTTGGGTCTCACCAGCTTCAGAATGCTGCAACTGCTACTTGCACAGCCCTTTGCCTTCGTGATCAAg GATGGAAATTATCTGATGCATCCATTCGCAATGGTCTAGAATGTGCATATCTGCTTGGTAGAAGCCAATTTTTAACATCTAAGGAAGTGGAGATGCTAGGACTGCCAGGAGCAACTATACTGCTCGATGGAG CCCATACCAAGGAATCTGCCCAAGCTTTGATGAACATGATTAAAGTGGCATTTCCTGAGGCAAGTTTGGTCCTTGTGGTTGCTATGGCGAATGACAAAGATCATTTAGGTTTTGCTCGAGTGCTACTTTCAG CTGGGTGCTTGGAAGCTGTGTGTTTCACTGAAATCGATATTGCTGGAGACAGATCACGTACGACTTCATCATCCTTGTTAAAAGATTCCTGGATACAAGCATGTACAGAGATGGGTTGTGATTTTCTTgactgcaaaactgctaagTACGAGTTCGTTGAGGATCAGCATAGTcaatttgaaggaaaaatggGATGTCAATCCGTCTTGTTCGCTGAGGGATCATTAATGGATTCAATTAGACTTGGAAATGAGATCTTCAGTGCAAGATCTGGAACCCAAAGAGGGATAGTTGTGGTCACTGGATCTTTGCATATTGTTTCAGCTGTATTAGGTTCCCTCGAAGGATAA